A stretch of Rhodohalobacter mucosus DNA encodes these proteins:
- a CDS encoding ABC transporter permease, translated as MIQNLLEFTRDNLNRLQPSVSKPGSGLWNILTVTVALLVSIPVLTVAANIFVPSGDIWQHLASTVLPGYIKNSFWLMIGVGSGVFILGVGTAWLVTMCRFPGSRWFNWMLILPMAVPAYLMAYTYTDFLAYTGTFQSLLRDITGWGLGDYWFPDVRSLGGAILMMSFVFFPYVYLLTRTAFLEQSSSLLEASRSLGATPLQSFYKIALPLARPSIAAGMALALMETLNDFGTVDYFGVQTFTTGIYRTWFGLGERAAAAQLSAFLLLFILILILMERWSRSRMNVRPQGTGRFRRLSVYQLKGWKAWGATLFCALPVLIGFLIPTLILAEMMISNFSAAVDARFFQFSFNTILVALLAGFVALITALIMAYGVRLNPNLLTRTATRIGAMGYAIPGSVIAVGILIPFGWADNTIDGWLRDTFGFSSGLILSGTIFALIFAYVVRFLAVAYNTVEASLGKITQNMDEAAEGMGYGFGKILRKIHIPMMSGSLFAAIMLVVVDVIKELPATLIVRPFNFDTLAVQVYRLASDERLAESSGAALAIILVGLVPVIILSRSITRSRKTEGEGK; from the coding sequence ATGATCCAGAATCTTCTTGAATTCACCCGCGACAACCTGAACAGGCTGCAGCCCTCCGTTTCAAAACCCGGCTCCGGGCTCTGGAATATCCTAACCGTTACGGTAGCCCTGTTGGTTTCCATACCGGTGCTGACGGTTGCGGCGAACATTTTTGTGCCCAGCGGGGATATCTGGCAGCACCTTGCCTCCACGGTTTTACCCGGCTATATCAAAAATTCGTTCTGGCTGATGATCGGGGTTGGCAGCGGTGTATTTATTCTGGGCGTGGGCACCGCCTGGCTGGTAACCATGTGCCGTTTTCCCGGCAGCCGCTGGTTCAACTGGATGCTGATTCTGCCCATGGCCGTGCCCGCCTACCTGATGGCCTATACCTATACTGATTTTCTTGCCTACACCGGCACCTTTCAGAGCCTTCTGCGCGATATTACCGGCTGGGGACTCGGAGACTACTGGTTCCCGGACGTGCGCTCACTCGGCGGGGCCATCCTGATGATGTCGTTTGTCTTTTTTCCCTACGTCTATCTGCTCACCCGTACTGCTTTTTTGGAGCAGTCGTCCTCCCTCCTGGAGGCGAGCCGCAGCCTGGGCGCTACTCCCCTTCAAAGCTTTTACAAGATCGCCCTGCCGCTGGCGCGTCCCTCGATAGCCGCAGGTATGGCCCTGGCACTGATGGAGACGCTGAACGACTTCGGAACCGTTGATTATTTTGGCGTTCAGACCTTCACCACAGGCATCTATCGTACCTGGTTCGGCCTGGGCGAACGCGCCGCGGCGGCACAGCTTTCCGCTTTTTTGCTGCTTTTTATCCTGATCCTCATCCTTATGGAGCGCTGGAGCCGCAGCCGTATGAACGTGCGTCCGCAGGGAACCGGACGGTTTCGCCGCCTCAGCGTCTATCAACTGAAGGGCTGGAAAGCCTGGGGAGCAACCCTGTTTTGCGCCCTGCCGGTTCTGATTGGTTTCCTGATTCCCACGCTGATACTGGCCGAAATGATGATCTCCAACTTCAGTGCGGCCGTTGACGCCCGTTTCTTTCAATTCAGCTTCAATACCATTTTGGTGGCTCTGCTTGCGGGTTTTGTGGCACTGATCACTGCCCTGATCATGGCTTACGGCGTACGCCTGAACCCCAATTTGCTCACCCGAACAGCCACCCGCATCGGAGCGATGGGATATGCCATACCGGGCTCCGTGATTGCGGTGGGTATCCTGATCCCCTTCGGCTGGGCCGATAACACCATCGACGGCTGGCTTCGGGACACCTTCGGTTTTTCTTCCGGATTGATTCTGAGCGGAACCATCTTTGCACTCATCTTCGCCTATGTGGTGCGGTTTCTTGCGGTGGCCTATAACACGGTGGAGGCCAGCCTGGGCAAAATCACACAGAATATGGATGAAGCCGCCGAGGGCATGGGTTATGGTTTCGGGAAGATTTTGCGCAAAATCCACATCCCGATGATGTCGGGAAGTCTGTTTGCGGCAATCATGCTTGTGGTTGTTGACGTAATCAAGGAGCTGCCGGCCACTCTTATTGTTCGTCCATTTAATTTCGACACCCTTGCGGTGCAGGTGTACCGTCTGGCATCCGACGAGCGGCTGGCCGAGTCTTCAGGGGCCGCCCTTGCTATCATCCTGGTGGGTCTTGTTCCGGTCATCATTCTTAGCCGATCCATCACCCGGTCGCGGAAGACCGAGGGAGAAGGGAAGTAG
- a CDS encoding phytoene desaturase family protein — protein MSLTSVTDAYDAVIVGSGPNGLSAAIRLALEGLHVKVFEASDTIGGGMRTKELIQAGFHHDVCSAIHPMAISSPFLKKLPLDQYGLRWIHPDYAAAHPLDDEPAAILSHDLHETAFKLEKDEKRYKSIVTPLVENWDELTKDFLGPLGLPKNPLKMASFGFKGLQPASLYRKRFKTERAQALFAGLAAHSMLPLSSFATSAIGLVFFGTAHTGGWPLPEGGSQSIAGAMASYLKNLGGEIETDMKIERLDQLPESKAVLFDLTPFQVMDIVGDAFPASYVRKLKKFRYGPGAFKIDYILKEPVPWRDPECKKAGTVHLGGTFDEVAESEKQMAGGGHPDKPFVLVAQQSIFDKSRTPDNRHTLWAYCHVPNASTVNMTAAIERQIERFAPGFRDVIEKRRIMNTLDFQLYNSNYVGGDINGGSQDVRQLFSRPVSFTSPYATPANGIYFCSSSTPPGGGVHGMCGYHAATHALKQEFGIAGSDLKFTI, from the coding sequence TTGAGTTTAACATCAGTAACAGATGCTTACGACGCAGTTATCGTGGGTTCAGGCCCCAATGGACTTTCTGCTGCGATCCGGCTAGCCCTTGAAGGGCTGCATGTGAAGGTGTTTGAAGCCTCCGATACGATAGGCGGAGGCATGCGCACCAAAGAACTCATACAAGCGGGATTTCACCACGATGTCTGTTCGGCCATTCATCCCATGGCCATATCCTCCCCGTTCCTGAAAAAACTGCCTCTCGACCAGTACGGACTGCGATGGATCCATCCGGACTACGCCGCAGCACACCCGCTCGATGATGAGCCCGCGGCCATCCTGTCGCACGACTTACATGAAACGGCTTTCAAGCTGGAAAAGGATGAAAAAAGGTATAAATCGATCGTGACTCCGCTGGTTGAGAATTGGGATGAGCTGACCAAAGATTTCCTGGGGCCGCTCGGGTTGCCGAAAAACCCGCTCAAAATGGCCTCTTTTGGTTTTAAAGGCCTGCAGCCTGCATCTCTTTACAGAAAAAGATTTAAAACTGAGCGCGCTCAGGCTCTTTTTGCAGGCCTTGCGGCCCACAGCATGCTCCCGCTTTCATCCTTTGCCACGAGCGCAATCGGACTGGTTTTCTTTGGAACGGCACACACGGGCGGATGGCCTCTTCCGGAAGGCGGCTCGCAGTCTATTGCCGGTGCAATGGCCTCCTACCTCAAAAACCTTGGGGGTGAGATTGAGACGGATATGAAAATTGAGCGACTTGACCAGCTCCCAGAGTCCAAAGCAGTGCTCTTTGATCTGACTCCCTTTCAGGTGATGGATATTGTGGGAGATGCATTCCCGGCATCTTATGTTAGAAAACTGAAGAAATTCCGGTATGGTCCGGGTGCATTCAAGATCGACTATATCCTGAAAGAGCCTGTACCGTGGAGAGATCCCGAATGCAAAAAAGCCGGCACCGTGCATCTGGGCGGAACTTTTGATGAAGTTGCTGAATCGGAGAAACAGATGGCCGGCGGCGGGCACCCCGATAAACCCTTTGTTCTGGTGGCGCAACAGAGCATCTTCGACAAGAGCCGCACTCCCGACAACCGCCATACGCTCTGGGCCTACTGCCACGTTCCCAACGCCTCAACCGTAAATATGACTGCTGCCATCGAGCGGCAAATTGAGCGGTTCGCTCCGGGTTTCCGGGATGTGATTGAAAAACGACGCATCATGAATACGCTCGATTTTCAGCTTTACAATTCAAATTATGTAGGCGGCGACATCAACGGGGGAAGCCAGGATGTGAGGCAGCTCTTTTCACGGCCCGTATCCTTCACCAGCCCTTATGCCACGCCGGCAAACGGCATCTACTTCTGCTCATCCTCCACCCCACCCGGGGGAGGCGTTCACGGAATGTGCGGCTACCATGCAGCCACCCATGCACTGAAACAGGAGTTCGGCATCGCCGGATCCGATCTGAAGTTTACGATATGA
- a CDS encoding Spy/CpxP family protein refolding chaperone: MMFKKIGLGIATVLILGTGLFATAAAQGQRGGGQFILTYGEELELTDAQKMQIMELRLDRRAEMQERRRDNRGRAAQQGQRNRPDRPQMRQNMMENRMELRSELLDILNDEQEARLKDILVAEVDERVELVRLRHEVMVEKAGIEGEKARSVLEVMNAQHAIMAGLQKERILSGEPFTSDEMEDIRERRQETRERIKNLLTAAEYEKLQEQMRSNMPQRPAERMQNRRNNR; this comes from the coding sequence ATGATGTTTAAAAAAATTGGATTAGGAATAGCAACTGTATTGATACTCGGAACAGGCCTCTTTGCAACAGCAGCGGCACAGGGCCAGAGAGGCGGAGGCCAGTTTATTCTGACATACGGCGAAGAGCTTGAGCTGACCGATGCACAGAAAATGCAGATCATGGAACTGCGGCTTGACCGGCGCGCTGAAATGCAGGAACGCCGGCGGGACAATCGCGGGCGCGCAGCACAGCAGGGTCAAAGGAACCGGCCCGACAGGCCTCAAATGCGACAGAATATGATGGAAAACAGAATGGAGCTGCGCAGTGAACTCCTTGATATCCTCAATGATGAACAAGAGGCCAGGCTGAAGGATATCCTCGTAGCCGAAGTGGACGAGCGTGTAGAACTGGTGCGTCTGCGTCATGAGGTGATGGTCGAAAAAGCGGGCATCGAAGGCGAGAAAGCACGCAGTGTGCTTGAAGTGATGAATGCACAGCATGCGATCATGGCTGGACTGCAGAAGGAGAGAATCCTGAGCGGCGAACCGTTCACTTCCGATGAGATGGAAGACATTCGCGAACGCAGACAAGAGACCCGGGAACGGATTAAAAATTTGCTTACGGCAGCTGAATACGAGAAACTTCAGGAACAGATGAGGTCCAATATGCCGCAGCGGCCAGCAGAGCGTATGCAAAACCGCAGGAACAACAGGTAG
- a CDS encoding RNA polymerase sigma factor, with translation MEDVRKEQFRRNVGEIYPRLHRAMRAYLAGSSVDAEDLVQEAFLKAYKNLDSFEGDSGFYTWVYAIARNLAIDEFRKRKYEKMRVSTPSDELSIESSVSDDERDREEILLLRKAVAMLPELLRSVVVMKLIDGLTYPEIAEVTGLNEETVKNRMFRARKELAILMKRMGVHQP, from the coding sequence ATGGAAGATGTCCGGAAAGAGCAATTCAGGCGAAACGTGGGTGAAATTTACCCGCGTCTTCATCGTGCCATGCGGGCCTACCTGGCCGGATCATCGGTTGACGCTGAAGACCTGGTACAGGAAGCGTTTTTGAAAGCATATAAAAACCTGGACTCATTTGAAGGAGATTCCGGATTTTATACATGGGTTTATGCCATCGCACGGAACCTGGCCATTGATGAATTCAGGAAGCGAAAATATGAAAAGATGAGGGTAAGCACTCCCTCCGATGAGCTCAGTATTGAATCAAGCGTATCGGATGACGAGCGGGATAGGGAGGAGATCCTGTTGCTGCGCAAAGCGGTGGCCATGCTGCCCGAACTGCTTCGATCCGTTGTAGTGATGAAACTGATTGACGGCCTTACCTATCCGGAAATTGCTGAGGTAACCGGTCTGAATGAAGAAACAGTGAAGAACAGAATGTTCAGGGCCAGGAAAGAGCTGGCCATACTGATGAAGCGAATGGGCGTCCATCAGCCCTGA
- a CDS encoding Gfo/Idh/MocA family protein, translated as MSNKEKPELSRKSFLKKAGFGAAALMGLPVFTEKSHGNHFLLSRSKRKAEKFSANDQVNLALIGAGGMGQGNTFTALNVDGTRLVAACDLYDSRLNRCREHWGDDLFISRDYREILNRSDVDAVIVATTDHWHERITVAALEAGKPVYLEKPMTQTVEEGHRLIEAERRTGVPLIVGSQRTSSILYEKARDLIDDGEIGELNFVEAYWDRRSAIGAWQYSIPPGANSRNVDWERFRQGLPPMDFNATHFFRWRNYDDYGTGVAGDLFVHLFSGLHLITGSVGPNRVMGTGGLRYWEDGRDAEDMVLGLFDYPETEKHPAFNLALRVNFADGSGGGSSIKLVGSDGVIEIGWNTVTLRKWREPDAPGMSIGDFDASTREEFQEYYAERYPETRAKIIEPNEFVYRAPDGYNDRYDHFVNWMSAIRDGASVVQDSTFGLRAAGPALLTSVSLREKRSIDWDPTAMRAG; from the coding sequence ATGAGCAACAAAGAAAAACCGGAATTGTCGCGTAAATCATTTCTTAAAAAGGCCGGTTTCGGAGCTGCTGCACTGATGGGTTTGCCGGTTTTCACTGAAAAGTCCCATGGCAATCATTTTTTGCTGAGCCGTAGTAAACGAAAGGCTGAAAAGTTTTCAGCAAATGATCAAGTGAATCTGGCACTGATCGGAGCAGGCGGTATGGGCCAGGGTAATACCTTCACGGCTCTCAATGTCGATGGAACCCGCCTGGTTGCAGCCTGCGACCTCTACGACAGCCGGCTGAATCGCTGCCGTGAGCATTGGGGAGATGATCTTTTTATCAGCCGTGATTATCGCGAGATTCTGAACAGGAGCGACGTGGATGCGGTGATCGTGGCAACCACCGACCATTGGCATGAAAGAATTACCGTTGCCGCACTTGAGGCGGGTAAACCGGTCTATCTTGAAAAGCCGATGACCCAGACCGTGGAAGAGGGACACCGACTGATTGAGGCCGAACGCCGAACCGGTGTTCCGCTGATTGTCGGGAGCCAGCGTACCAGCTCTATACTGTATGAAAAAGCGCGCGACCTCATTGATGATGGGGAGATCGGCGAACTTAACTTTGTGGAGGCGTACTGGGACCGGCGCTCAGCGATAGGCGCCTGGCAATACTCTATTCCTCCGGGCGCAAATTCGCGTAACGTAGACTGGGAGCGCTTCCGCCAAGGACTGCCGCCCATGGATTTTAATGCCACCCACTTTTTCAGATGGAGAAATTACGATGATTATGGTACCGGGGTTGCGGGTGATCTTTTTGTACACCTTTTTTCAGGCCTGCATCTGATTACGGGTTCTGTGGGACCCAACCGGGTGATGGGTACCGGCGGGCTTCGCTACTGGGAAGATGGCCGCGACGCTGAGGATATGGTTCTGGGCCTGTTCGACTACCCGGAAACGGAGAAGCATCCTGCATTCAACCTCGCACTGAGAGTTAATTTTGCGGATGGCTCAGGCGGCGGGTCCAGCATTAAACTGGTGGGTTCCGACGGGGTGATTGAGATCGGATGGAATACCGTGACGCTTCGGAAATGGAGGGAACCTGACGCACCCGGAATGAGCATCGGTGATTTTGACGCGAGTACCCGCGAGGAGTTCCAGGAGTATTATGCGGAACGGTATCCGGAAACACGTGCCAAAATTATTGAACCGAACGAGTTTGTATACCGCGCACCCGATGGCTATAACGATCGGTACGATCATTTTGTGAACTGGATGAGTGCCATACGCGACGGGGCGTCCGTGGTTCAGGACAGTACATTCGGACTTCGGGCAGCGGGTCCGGCACTTCTTACCAGCGTCAGCCTCAGAGAGAAGAGATCCATCGATTGGGATCCGACAGCCATGAGGGCCGGTTAA
- a CDS encoding 3-keto-disaccharide hydrolase translates to MKSKRRSIFFTLILITLTGTMAYAQHNTLTEEEKADGWMLLFDGESTEHWRGYNMDEFPDRGWHVEDGALVYRPPQTDTWSSALDIITREKFSDFMFKIEWMIEEAGNSGIFYHVLEQPTQAIYWSGLEMQILDNINHPDADQGIAGNRKAGSLYDLIPADPQNTRPHNQWNSVTIVSDGPRVEHWQNGEKILEYERWTPEWFEMIRNSKFNGHPEFGAMREGHLGLQDHGDVVKFRNIKIKEL, encoded by the coding sequence ATGAAGAGTAAAAGACGATCCATTTTTTTCACCCTGATACTGATCACACTGACAGGCACTATGGCATATGCTCAGCACAATACCCTTACGGAAGAGGAGAAGGCGGACGGATGGATGCTGCTTTTTGACGGCGAAAGCACAGAGCACTGGCGCGGGTACAACATGGATGAGTTTCCCGACAGGGGATGGCATGTGGAGGATGGTGCACTGGTCTATCGTCCCCCGCAGACCGATACCTGGAGCTCAGCACTTGATATCATCACGCGGGAGAAATTCAGTGACTTTATGTTCAAAATTGAGTGGATGATTGAAGAGGCCGGAAACAGCGGCATCTTTTATCATGTGCTGGAACAGCCAACCCAGGCGATCTACTGGTCCGGACTGGAGATGCAGATTCTTGACAATATCAATCATCCCGATGCAGACCAGGGAATTGCGGGCAACAGAAAAGCGGGGTCCCTCTATGACCTGATCCCCGCCGATCCGCAGAACACGCGCCCCCATAACCAATGGAACTCCGTTACCATCGTATCGGACGGACCCAGGGTAGAGCACTGGCAGAACGGAGAAAAGATACTTGAATATGAGCGCTGGACCCCGGAATGGTTCGAGATGATCCGGAACAGCAAGTTTAACGGTCACCCCGAATTCGGTGCGATGCGGGAAGGGCATCTTGGCCTTCAGGATCACGGGGATGTGGTAAAATTTCGCAACATCAAGATCAAGGAACTTTAG